In a genomic window of Nitrosarchaeum sp.:
- the aroA gene encoding 3-phosphoshikimate 1-carboxyvinyltransferase, with the protein MNCKVEKSKITGHITCPANKSYSHRAIFLAALAGNDSKIDNVLFSDDTIATIDTCKKFGAEIEESESSIIVRKPIKFDINVPEIDAKNSGTTIRIASGIAGLFTNEITLTGDSSLQKRPMQPLLDALKSIGAKCTSTNGMPPIKITGRISGGDISIPGNFSSQFVSALLICAPLTEKGINLNIDGNLVSKPYLDATIATMRNFGVTVQTLIPYKKYNISSQLYKPSVFTVPIDFSSLALLLSAAVLNGENVVIHGKIGNLPQGDEVFIDILEQMGVEITITEEDITIKTPEKLSGGRFDLNNSPDLLPPLAILALKTTNPIEIINVKHARLKETDRISILSRELVKIGIKVQEKEDGLILESSNELRGAVLNSENDHRLFMAFCIAGMYVSNCVVTDYESVSVSYPNFVSEMSKLGAKITIE; encoded by the coding sequence ATGAATTGTAAGGTAGAAAAATCAAAAATAACAGGCCACATCACATGCCCTGCAAATAAGAGTTATTCACATAGAGCGATTTTTCTCGCTGCACTTGCAGGTAATGATAGTAAAATAGACAATGTGTTGTTTTCAGATGACACTATAGCAACAATCGACACATGTAAGAAATTTGGGGCTGAAATTGAAGAGTCAGAGTCGTCAATAATTGTCAGAAAACCAATAAAATTTGACATAAATGTACCTGAAATCGATGCAAAAAACTCAGGAACCACCATAAGGATTGCATCAGGAATTGCAGGATTATTTACCAATGAGATTACATTGACGGGAGATTCTAGTCTTCAAAAAAGACCAATGCAGCCATTACTTGATGCATTAAAAAGTATAGGAGCAAAATGTACTTCAACAAATGGAATGCCACCGATTAAAATTACAGGAAGAATTTCAGGTGGGGATATTTCAATTCCTGGAAATTTTTCGAGTCAATTTGTATCAGCACTGCTAATTTGTGCACCATTAACTGAAAAAGGAATTAACTTAAACATAGATGGAAATTTAGTTTCAAAACCATATCTAGATGCAACTATTGCAACAATGAGAAACTTTGGGGTCACAGTACAAACATTAATTCCATATAAAAAATACAACATTTCATCCCAATTATACAAGCCATCGGTATTTACAGTACCAATTGATTTTTCAAGTTTAGCATTACTGCTTTCAGCTGCAGTATTAAATGGAGAAAATGTTGTAATCCATGGCAAAATTGGAAACCTACCTCAGGGGGATGAAGTGTTTATCGATATTTTAGAACAGATGGGAGTAGAAATCACCATAACAGAAGAGGACATCACAATTAAAACACCAGAGAAACTTAGTGGAGGAAGATTTGATTTAAACAATTCGCCAGACTTGCTTCCACCGTTAGCAATTCTAGCACTAAAAACAACAAACCCAATTGAAATCATAAATGTAAAACATGCACGATTAAAAGAAACAGATAGAATTTCCATACTATCTAGAGAACTAGTTAAAATAGGAATTAAAGTACAAGAGAAAGAAGACGGTTTAATTTTAGAGTCATCAAATGAATTAAGAGGAGCAGTATTAAATTCCGAAAATGATCATAGGTTATTTATGGCATTTTGTATTGCTGGAATGTATGTTAGTAATTGTGTCGTAACAGATTATGAATCAGTATCAGTGTCATATCCTAATTTTGTCAGTGAAATGAGCAAATTAGGGGCAAAAATCACAATAGAGTAA
- the aroD gene encoding type I 3-dehydroquinate dehydratase has translation MKYKTCVTIAENSSNKIKNNLKQALKKSNYAEVRFDFLKMEEIPETLENIKNDLKKVVCTLRPKSEGGKFEGSEKERVAILKLIAEYSPFLLDVEFNTIKKNKELAKYLKSTKTRLLISWHDFKKTPKFSELKNKMNQMSKFSNNVKIVTTARSAKDSTTTLQLYSQNKKNSLIAFAMGDNGRLSRILCLYLGSPYTYVSLGKPIAPGQFSVDEVKKIIGLKMN, from the coding sequence ATGAAATACAAAACTTGTGTAACAATTGCAGAAAATTCATCAAATAAGATTAAAAACAATCTAAAACAAGCACTAAAAAAATCAAACTATGCAGAAGTAAGATTTGATTTTTTAAAAATGGAAGAGATACCAGAAACATTAGAAAACATAAAAAACGATTTAAAAAAAGTAGTATGCACACTTAGACCAAAATCAGAAGGAGGAAAATTTGAAGGGAGTGAAAAAGAAAGAGTTGCAATATTAAAATTAATTGCAGAATATAGTCCATTTTTACTAGATGTTGAATTTAATACAATTAAAAAAAATAAAGAATTGGCAAAATATCTCAAATCAACAAAGACAAGATTACTTATTTCATGGCATGATTTTAAAAAAACTCCAAAATTTTCTGAGTTAAAAAACAAAATGAATCAGATGAGCAAGTTTTCAAATAATGTAAAAATTGTCACTACAGCCAGATCAGCTAAAGATTCAACTACAACACTTCAACTCTATAGCCAAAATAAGAAAAATAGTTTGATAGCGTTTGCGATGGGAGATAATGGAAGATTATCAAGAATTTTATGCCTATATCTAGGAAGTCCATACACCTACGTATCACTTGGTAAGCCAATAGCACCAGGGCAATTCAGTGTGGACGAAGTAAAAAAAATCATCGGCCTAAAGATGAACTAA
- a CDS encoding shikimate kinase, which produces MAKAMATVHGAISLVNAIATHKGATLGIELKVDAIIETNPGKGIFIQSENKSLSSRLINKTIEKILSKKEIEENKIDVTLNSEIPTGYGLKSSSAISSAVALGCAKIFKPKLTDKQILLAGVDASLESKVSITGAYDDACSCYYGGFNVTDNFKKNRIHSEKAPANLIAVIFIPKNRKRGNLKNLKILSDVFNGAWELAKKSDYWNAMNINGLATATILNSDPKTIINLLEKGALGASVSGNGPAIAAITKKENESNIKKVFSSSEGNVIVSKINNKKAEVHEL; this is translated from the coding sequence ATGGCAAAAGCGATGGCTACAGTGCATGGCGCGATATCACTTGTAAATGCAATTGCTACCCACAAGGGTGCAACATTAGGTATTGAATTGAAAGTAGATGCAATAATTGAGACCAACCCAGGTAAAGGAATTTTCATTCAATCAGAAAACAAGAGCCTAAGTTCAAGATTGATCAATAAGACCATAGAAAAAATACTTTCAAAAAAAGAGATCGAGGAAAACAAGATTGATGTTACACTAAACTCAGAAATACCTACAGGATACGGATTAAAAAGTTCAAGTGCAATTTCGTCAGCAGTTGCTCTTGGATGCGCAAAAATATTCAAACCAAAATTAACAGATAAACAAATTTTACTTGCAGGAGTTGATGCATCATTGGAATCCAAAGTAAGTATAACTGGAGCATATGATGATGCATGTTCATGCTATTATGGAGGATTTAACGTAACGGATAATTTTAAAAAAAATAGAATTCATTCAGAAAAAGCACCTGCAAATTTAATTGCAGTAATATTTATTCCTAAAAACAGAAAACGAGGAAATTTAAAAAATCTAAAAATTCTTTCAGACGTATTTAATGGTGCATGGGAGTTGGCAAAGAAATCAGATTATTGGAATGCAATGAATATTAATGGATTAGCTACAGCTACGATATTAAATTCAGATCCAAAAACAATAATAAATTTATTGGAGAAAGGAGCGCTTGGAGCATCAGTTTCAGGAAACGGTCCTGCAATTGCAGCTATAACAAAAAAGGAAAATGAATCAAACATAAAAAAAGTATTTTCATCATCAGAAGGGAATGTAATAGTATCAAAAATCAATAACAAAAAGGCAGAAGTTCATGAATTGTAA
- the aroC gene encoding chorismate synthase produces MLPGSSIGQRLVLTSFGESHGKSIGAVLDGCPAGLEIDEKEIQQMLDLRKPGQSLISTQRKEGDIVEIISGVFRGYTTGAPITMIVWNSDQKSKDYENLKTKLRPGHSDYPAMVKYNHFNDHRGGGRFSGRLTATHVMGGAIARKLLKVTLGVETNSFTAQIGKIKMENKFDEKRINSIYKNEVRCPEEKTAKKMRESILDARKKGDSLGGIIESITTNVPVGIGEPIFGSLESDLSKAIFSIPSVKGVEFGSGFEGSELFGSENNDLYTIKKGKIITKTNNSGGILGGISNGMPITIRIAFKPASSIAQKQSTVDIKTKKDTILQVKGRHDPCVVPRAPPVVDSLVALTLADHALLAGAIKPVL; encoded by the coding sequence ATGTTGCCGGGAAGTTCAATTGGTCAGCGTCTTGTTTTAACCAGTTTTGGTGAAAGTCATGGAAAATCCATAGGAGCTGTTTTAGACGGATGCCCTGCAGGATTAGAAATTGATGAAAAAGAAATTCAACAGATGTTAGATCTTAGAAAACCTGGACAATCACTAATTTCTACACAGCGAAAAGAAGGAGATATTGTAGAAATTATTTCAGGAGTGTTTAGAGGATACACTACAGGTGCACCAATTACAATGATAGTTTGGAACAGTGATCAGAAATCAAAAGATTATGAAAATTTGAAAACAAAACTCAGACCTGGACATTCAGATTATCCAGCCATGGTAAAATATAATCATTTTAATGATCATAGGGGAGGAGGTAGATTTTCTGGACGATTAACTGCCACTCACGTAATGGGAGGAGCGATTGCAAGAAAATTATTAAAAGTTACACTAGGTGTTGAAACAAATTCATTTACAGCACAGATTGGAAAAATAAAAATGGAAAATAAATTTGATGAAAAAAGGATTAATTCAATTTATAAAAATGAGGTAAGATGCCCTGAAGAAAAAACTGCAAAAAAAATGAGAGAATCAATACTAGATGCAAGAAAAAAAGGAGATTCTCTTGGAGGGATAATAGAATCAATTACAACAAATGTACCAGTTGGAATTGGGGAACCTATCTTCGGATCATTAGAATCAGATTTAAGTAAAGCAATATTTTCAATCCCATCCGTTAAAGGAGTAGAATTTGGTTCAGGATTTGAAGGCTCAGAACTATTTGGTTCAGAAAATAATGACTTGTACACAATAAAAAAAGGAAAAATAATTACAAAAACAAACAATTCAGGAGGAATTTTAGGCGGAATATCAAATGGCATGCCAATAACAATCAGAATTGCATTCAAACCTGCATCGTCGATAGCACAAAAACAAAGTACTGTGGACATCAAAACCAAAAAAGATACCATACTGCAAGTAAAAGGAAGGCACGATCCATGTGTAGTTCCTAGAGCCCCCCCAGTAGTAGATTCGTTAGTTGCTCTAACTTTGGCAGATCATGCTCTTTTAGCTGGGGCAATCAAACCTGTATTGTAA
- the aroE gene encoding shikimate dehydrogenase: MSKTFAVIGDPIDHSLSPNIHSAAFRELNLDCSYIAYKIAKDELEEGIESLKKIKIDGFNVTIPHKVEMMKYLNKLDESCSIIGAVNTVTNDNGILKGYNTDMDGFLEPFKKRNLNTRDLKVLLLGAGGAARAIVAGFAKEHAKSVTIANRSLENANKVSEFSNKIGLKANAIRIDEIGDTAKNYDVIVNATSVGLKNEPSIISLDGINSKTIVYDIVYSPINTDFIKKAKEKDAIIIYGYEMLLGQASRAFQIWHGVEAPYNAMKRALLGGA; the protein is encoded by the coding sequence ATGTCAAAAACATTTGCAGTTATTGGAGATCCAATTGATCATTCATTATCACCAAATATTCACAGTGCAGCATTTAGAGAATTGAATTTGGATTGCTCATATATTGCATATAAAATAGCAAAAGACGAATTAGAAGAAGGAATAGAATCACTTAAAAAAATTAAGATAGACGGATTTAATGTTACAATTCCACATAAAGTGGAAATGATGAAATACTTGAATAAATTAGACGAGTCTTGCAGCATTATAGGTGCAGTAAATACAGTTACAAACGATAATGGAATTTTAAAAGGATACAATACAGATATGGACGGATTTTTAGAACCATTTAAAAAAAGAAATTTAAACACAAGAGATTTGAAAGTGTTGTTATTAGGAGCAGGCGGAGCTGCAAGAGCCATCGTAGCAGGATTTGCAAAAGAACATGCAAAAAGTGTCACCATAGCAAACAGATCTTTAGAGAATGCAAATAAGGTCTCAGAGTTTTCAAATAAAATTGGATTAAAAGCAAATGCGATTAGAATAGACGAGATAGGAGATACAGCAAAAAATTATGATGTGATTGTAAATGCAACATCAGTAGGATTGAAAAATGAACCAAGTATTATTTCGCTTGATGGAATTAATTCAAAAACAATTGTGTACGATATAGTATATTCTCCAATAAACACAGATTTTATAAAAAAGGCAAAAGAAAAAGATGCCATTATAATTTATGGCTATGAGATGCTATTGGGTCAAGCATCTAGAGCGTTTCAAATATGGCATGGTGTAGAAGCACCTTATAATGCCATGAAAAGAGCATTGTTAGGAGGAGCATAA